CGCTGTGCGCCCGGCCGCAGCTGGGGCTGATGGCGCGGCTCACGCGGGACACGCTGGGCGGCTTCGTGGCGCGGCGGCTGGTGCCGGTGACGCTGTTGGGGCCGCCGGTGCTGGGGCTGACGCTGGTGTTGATCCACCTGACGGGCGGGCTCAGCCACGACGCGAAGCTGCCCCTCTTCGCCACGGTGGTGGCCGCGGGCGGCGTCACGCTGGTGCTCCTGGCGGCGCGGGCGCTGGACGTGCTGGACACAGAGCGCATGCGGGCCACCGCCGCGCTGGAGTCCTCCGAGGCGCGCTTCCGCACCTTCCTGGACACCGCGCCGGACCCCATGGTGGTGGTGGACGCCACCGGCCGCGTGCGCTTCGCCAACGCGGAGGCGGAGCGCGTCTTCGGCTACCGCCGGGAGGCCCTGCTGGCCCGCGAGGTGGAGCTGCTGGTGCCAGAGGGGCTCCACGGGCCGGCCACCGCCGGGGACGGCGCGGGGCGCGCCACGGGCGGGCGGCTGGTGTCCGGGCAGCGGCAGGACGGCACCAGCGTGCCGCTGGAGGTGCGGCTGAGCCCGCTGGAGGGCGAGGACGACGCCACGCGCATCGCCATCCTGCGCGACGTCACCGAGCGCCGGGACCTGGAGAAGCTGCGCGAGGAGTACGTGGGGCTCATCTCCCACGACCTGCGCAACCCGCTGAACACCATCAACCTGCGCGCCCACCTGCTCCAGCGCGCGCTGCACGAGCGGAAGCTGGAGCGCGAGGGCATCATGGCCCAGGCCATCATCCACAACGTGGAGTGGATGAGCACGATGATCGAGGAGCTGCTGGAGGGCTCGCGGCTGGAGTCCGGCCGGGTGAACCTGCGCCGCGAGGCGCGCGACCTGGGCCGCTTCCTGGAGGAGGTGCTGGAGCGCGACGTGCCGCCCGACGCGCGCGAGCGCTTCCGGCTGCACCGGGCGGATCCGCTGCCGCCGGTGCCCATGGACGCCGCGCGCCTGGAGCGCGTGGTGACGAACCTGCTGACCAACGCCATCAAGTACAGCCCCAAGGGGACGCCGGTGGACGTGCGGCTCTCCGCGGTGCACGACCACGCCGTGGTGTCGGTGACCAACCAGGGCGCGGGGCTGTCCCCCAGGGACGCGGCGCGCCTGTTCGACAAGTACTACCGCACGGAGGACGGCCGCTCGGCGGACGGCAAGGGGCTGGGGTTGGGGCTCTACATCAGCCGGCTCATCGTGGAGGCCCACGGAGGCCACATCTGGGTGGAGAGCGAGCCGGACCGGGGCGTCACCTTCTTCTTCAGCGTGCCCCTGGAAGCCCCCGCCGCCCCCAAGGCGCCCGAAGTGCCGCGCCAGCGGGCGGGCTAGCGCGGCACGAACCAGCGCGGCAGCCAGTCCGCGCCCTTCGCCGTGGTGAGCCGCGTCTGGCCGGTGCCGTCCGGGCGCATGAGGTACAGGTCGGTGTCGCCGTCGCGCTCGGAGACGAACACCAGCGCCTTGCCGTCCGGGCTCCAGGCCGGCATGTCGTCGCGGTGCTGTCCGTCCGTCAGCGCCACCGGCGCGCCGCCCGCCACGTCCGCCACCCAGATGCGGCTCTTGCCGTCCTGAAGCCGGGCCACGTACGCCACGCGCTTGCCGTCCGGGCTGAAGGCCGCTTCCCGCTCGTCTCCCGCGAAGCCCTCCGCGGACAGGGCGCGCAGGTCCGAGCCGTCCGCGCGCACCAGGTACATGCGCTCCTTGCGCTCGCGGTTGCTCACGAACAACAGCCACTTGCCGTCCGGACTCCACTGCGGCGTCCGGTCCTCCATGTAGAACGTGGTGATGCGGCGGGGCTCGCCCGTGCCGTCCGCGCGGAAGACGTAGACCTCCGGGTCCCCGTCACCGCTGCACACGGCCGCCACCTCCGTGCCGTCCGGGGACACCGCGGGCTCGAAGCAGCCTGCCTTCACGTGCGTCAGCCGCGTGTCCACCGCGTTCGCCTGGGGCAGCACGCGCACCACGTCGCTGAAGCCCTGCGCGTCGGACTCCGCCACGAGCCACGTGCCGTCCGGCGCCCAGCTCGCGTTGCGCGCCCGGGGCCGCGGCGGATGCAGCGCCACCTGGCGGCCTCCCTCGAGCGGCTGCAGACGCAGCTGCTGGAAGACGCGCCCGTTCGCCTCGCCCGACGCAATCACCAGCAGCGTGCGGCCGTCCGGCGACGGCGGGCCGGGGTACTCGTCCTCCGGCGCGGTGGTGACCTGCGTCTCTTCTCCGGCGGGCGTCACCCGCCAGACGTCCTTCTGTCCCGCCCTTTCGGAGAGGAAGACGATGGTGCCCGGCAGGGCCCGCCGCTCCGCCTCCGACAGCGTGCCGGGCGCCGCGGCGCCGCCAGTGCCGGCGCAGCGGCCCTGACAGCCCATGGCGCCCAGCATGGCGAGCACGGCCCACCACCGCCGTGCCCGCGAGGGCCCGGAACGCGTCCGCCGTTCAAGGCCCCAATGCCTCACGTCAGCGCACCCGGACGGCGTCGGCCATGACCACGTAGCCCGGGGTCGTCCAGCGGCTCAGCTGCACCTTGTTCCAGCCGGCGGAGAAGCTGTACGTGCCCAGCTGCACCCACTTGCCGCCGTTGGTCTGCTGGTTGACGGACACGCGGCCCACCTCGGAGCCCGCCGCGTTGTAGGCGATGAACGGCGCCGTGGTGGAGCGGTTCGTGCCGGCCACCCACCAGGCGTCGATGGTGCGCGTCTGCGCGGTGGGCAGGTAGAACTCGAACGTGGCCGGCGCGGAGATGGCCTCCGTGGCCGCGTAGTAGTAGCCGCTGCCGTAGTAGCCGGCGCTGTAGCCGTCCGACCACGCGCCCGACAGCGAGAACCGCGCCTTGGAGGCGTCGTTGTTCGCGCTGTTGCTGTCGATGATGATGTCACCGCTCGGCGTGGACGTGCCGCAGTAGCTGTTGATCTTGCTGATGTACGACGACCACGGCCAGTTGGGGCCCGGGTCCGTGCGCGTCGCCGGCTGCAACCGGCCGTGCGCCACGATGTGGTAGCTGTCCTTGATGATGGCGTTGTCGCGCGCGATGTCGCACGACAGCTTCGCGGACGCGTCAATCTGCCCGGCCGGGAAGGACGTCTGGCTGGCGTAGCCGCCGTGCTCGATGCCGATGGTGAAGTGGTTGGCCGATACGCCGTTGAGCCAGCTCTCCTTGCCGCCGTTGAGCGACGAGTCGTACGTCGCGCCGATGTGCCACCCGCGGCTGGCCTCGCGCACCAGCTGGGAGACCTCGCTGCCGCTCTCGTTCACCACGTAGTGCGCGCTCACGCCCGAGGCGCTGTTGGTGAGCCAGCTCCAGCAGGACGAGTAGCTGCCCTCACAGGTGTGGATGATGATCATCGACGGGTCGCCCGTGCTGCCGGAAGGGCGCGCGTTGTAGTTGGGCGACGGGCGCCAGACGGACGCCGCGTAGTCCGGGCCCGCCGCCATGGCGCGCACCTGGGGACGCTCGAACTTCGCCTCCACCTTCACGGGCTCCAGCGACACGGCCACCGAGCCGTCGTGGTTGAGCTCCACCGCGCCCTCGTTCATCACCGCGTACACGGAGCGGTGCACGTGCGCCGCCTGCGCCTCCGGGTTGGTGATGCCGCTCAGCCGGGCCACCACCGGCGCCCACGCGGCCAGGTCCCCGCGCTCCACGTTCGCGTCCGTGGCCAGCTGGGACAGCCGCGCCGCGCCCGCGCGCAGGTTGGACAGCGCGTCCGTGCGCGCCGCCTCCGCCGTCACGCCCGCCAGCGCCGCGCCCTGCTCCAGGTCCTCACCACGCAGCGCCATCAGGCCGAACGCCGGCTGCTGGCCCGGGAACTCCGCCTCGCCCCGCACCATCTGCCAGCGCGTCTCCGCGTAGGAGACCGCCTTGAGCAGCTCCGCCGGGACGTTGAACTCCTGGGCGGCCTGCGCGAACAGCGGATCCAGCTCACGCGGCAGCGCGCTGCCCGCCGGGTCCGTGGAGGGCTGCGACGGCGTCTCGGCCGGAGGGGCCTCCGTGGGCTGCTGCGCCTGGGGACCGCACGCGGAGAGCACCAGGGCGACGGCCGCCGCCGCGAAGGGATTGCGGAAGGTTGACATGAGGGGACTCCAGAAATCGGGGGAGGAACTGCGCGCCTTCACAGCACCGCGCGTGCCAGCCGCCTCCATCCCGTCACCTTCGTCCAGTTTTCTTCCGCGACCGGTGCATGCATGCTCCACCCATACCCAGCGCGCTGCGTTCCTTGTGGCGTCAAACACCTGAAATCACGGAATTACCTACATCACGGGACTCGCGATTCCACGCGGAGTCCGGCGTGGTGCACGGATGCCGCATTGCCGTGTTTCAGGACATCCATGACGTAACGTTTTGTTACATCATTTCTTGTATTAATCACTATTTGAACCCTTGGCGGACCGGGGCGGCAGGCGGTCCGGGCGTGCGCCGTGCTGGAAGGGCCGACATGGGGCCAGGGCATCCGCTATGACGCCAGCATCATGCGGCTCTTCGGTATTGGCGACACGCACCTGCCCTCCACCCGGCAGAAGGACATGCACCGCTTCGGCTGGACGGACCACCCGCTGCCCCTGCAGCGCGCGTGGGACGAACGGGTGCGGCCGGAGGACGCGGTCATCGTCGCGGGGGACATCTCCTGGGCCACCCGTCCCCACGAGGTGATGGAGGACCTAGCGTGGCTGGACGCGCGGCCGGGGCGCAAGGTGCTGGTGCGCGGCAACCACGACTACTGGTGGGGCGACTCCGCGTCCAAGCTGCGCAAGCTGTTGGAGCCGTTCCGCACGCTGGAGGGCTTCCTACACAACAACGCCTTCGTGCTGGGGCCGTGGGTCATCGCCGGCACGCGGCTGTGGACCGCGCCCGAAGCGCCGCCCATGCCCGGCGGGGAGATGGGCGACGAGCAGGGGGACTCCGGCTACGTGGAGCGCGAGACGCGCCGGCTGGCCACGTCCATCGACGACGCGCTCAAGAAGGAGGCGGCCCACCCCACGCCGCTCACCCGCATCGTCGCGGTGCACTTCCCGCCGGTGTACGCGAACGAGCGGGCCACCGCCTTCAGCGCCCCCATCGAAGCGTTCGCCCCCAAGGTGTGCGTGTACGGGCACCTGCACTCGAGCGGCATCCCCGCGGGCTTCACCGGCGAACGGGCCGGCGTGCGCTACGTGCTCGCGTCCTGTGACGCGGCCGGCTTCGCGCCGGTGCTGCTGGACGAGCGCTGACCTCCCCCGGGCCTGTGAGTCACGCGGGCTCCAGGGAACCCGCCGCGTTGGCCTGGACACCGGACATGGCAGGTCCTCACGGGTGTGACGCCCGGTGAAGCGCTTTGTCGACAGGTGAAACAGGGCCGTTAAGCTCACCGCCGGGTTCGCCCGTGAACCAAGGAGTGGAAGTCATGCCGTCGGACAAGGCCGAACTCGCCGCCCGGATCGCCATCCTCCAGTCGGGGGACTCCATCCGTGGGCTCATCTTCAAGTCCGTCTTCGGCCTGGTGCAGCAGCACGCGGGCGCCATCGGGATGGAGCAACTGCGCGTGGGCGAGCTGAACCACGACTACGCGGAGCTGCGCTCGTACCCGGCGCGGGAGTTCCTCACGCTGCTGTACAACGCGGCGGACCTGCTGGAGGGCTCGCTCGGCCCCCAGGACGCGGTGTTCCACGCGTGCGGCGAGGTGAGCATCACCCGCTACTCCACCGGGCCGGGGATGCTGGTGTTCGGCATCATCTCCCGGGGGGACCCCCAGAAGCTCTTCGCGGGCGCGCAGATGGCGTACAGCGCGGCGGTGTCCTACGGCAACCGCGAGTACCTCACGACGGGCCCCAAGTCCGGCACCCTGCGCATGCGCCGGGACATGATGCCGCCCGCGTACCACGTGGGCATCCTCACCGGTTCGCTGAAGGTGCTGGGGCTGACGGGCAAGGCCACCGCGAAGCCGCAGGGCATCGACCGCGTGGACTACGACATCGAGTGGGCCTGAGGCTTCAGTCCACGCGGGTGTAGGTCACGTCCAGCTGCGCCACCACGCGCTCGCCCACGGACGCCTGGCAGGCGAAGGTGTGGTCCGCGCCGCGCACGCGGGTGCGGCGCGCGCCGAACACCACCGTCTGGCCCGCGTAGGCCAGGCTGTCCGCGGACAGCGTCACGTCCTTCGCCACGAAGCGGGCGCCCGGCGCGCGCTCCAGCGAGCGGCCCAGCGTGGTCGCCATGCGCGTCATGCCGCCCGCGACGACGGCCACCGGCATCACCGGGTGCATGGCGAAGTGGCCCTTGCACAGCTCCGGGGTGACGACGAGCGAGGAGCGCATGAGGTCGCCCTCCATGCGGAAGTCCTGGAGGTCCAGCGGCTTGCTGTACGGGTTCTGCCGCAGCTTCGCCCACTCCTCCGGGGTGCGCTGCACGGTCTCCGCGGGGCGCGGCTCGCGGCGCATCTCCTGGCGAGCCTCGCCGAACAGGCGGGTGAAGGCGGCGGCGGACAGCACGTTGTAGTCCACCTCCAGCTTGAACAGCGGCGTGCCGTCCGAAGAGGACAAGAGCGTGCGCGCCGTGCAGGTGCGCTTGCCGGTGTACTCCGCCTGCGCCAGCGCCCAGAGCATGTCCGTGGCGCGCTCCTGCGCCTGGGGCACCAGCCACTGACCGCGCGCCGCGCTGGCCAGGTAGAAGTGCTGCCCGTCCTTGGGCGCCACCAGCGCCGCGCCGCACGAGCCCAGGATGGCCAGGTGCCGGCCCGCCTCCCCCAGGCCCAGCGGCATCGCCTCCGCGTCCGGGGCCATCTGCACCGGCACGCGCGCCACCACCTCGCCCGGCAGCACCGTCACGTCCTTCAGCGCGAAGTACGGGTCCCGCACGCAGATGCGCGGGTACAGCTCCTGCGCGCTCAGCACCGTGTACGGCGCCGCGTCCGACAGCGGCATCCGGGGCTCGGCCATCCACGGCATGACGGACTTCACCGGAGAGACGACCGGGGAC
The sequence above is drawn from the Corallococcus sp. NCRR genome and encodes:
- a CDS encoding sensor histidine kinase → MPRSTALVRALARSSAVAACLVGLLVLLGWALDVMVLKSMGAAIPAMRPSAALGLLLGGAALGLRLPATPSRFQHRLGTALALATALLGAASLVDGVITGGTGGLDALFLRVFGEEVGASPGIAPSPLTALCLMLLGPALALVDRGHPQRLSWSDALVVLALMAALTGLNGFLLGPLVTPMAAPFFQERSMGLHTTCVLMLLAMGTLCARPQLGLMARLTRDTLGGFVARRLVPVTLLGPPVLGLTLVLIHLTGGLSHDAKLPLFATVVAAGGVTLVLLAARALDVLDTERMRATAALESSEARFRTFLDTAPDPMVVVDATGRVRFANAEAERVFGYRREALLAREVELLVPEGLHGPATAGDGAGRATGGRLVSGQRQDGTSVPLEVRLSPLEGEDDATRIAILRDVTERRDLEKLREEYVGLISHDLRNPLNTINLRAHLLQRALHERKLEREGIMAQAIIHNVEWMSTMIEELLEGSRLESGRVNLRREARDLGRFLEEVLERDVPPDARERFRLHRADPLPPVPMDAARLERVVTNLLTNAIKYSPKGTPVDVRLSAVHDHAVVSVTNQGAGLSPRDAARLFDKYYRTEDGRSADGKGLGLGLYISRLIVEAHGGHIWVESEPDRGVTFFFSVPLEAPAAPKAPEVPRQRAG
- a CDS encoding TolB family protein, with protein sequence MLGAMGCQGRCAGTGGAAAPGTLSEAERRALPGTIVFLSERAGQKDVWRVTPAGEETQVTTAPEDEYPGPPSPDGRTLLVIASGEANGRVFQQLRLQPLEGGRQVALHPPRPRARNASWAPDGTWLVAESDAQGFSDVVRVLPQANAVDTRLTHVKAGCFEPAVSPDGTEVAAVCSGDGDPEVYVFRADGTGEPRRITTFYMEDRTPQWSPDGKWLLFVSNRERKERMYLVRADGSDLRALSAEGFAGDEREAAFSPDGKRVAYVARLQDGKSRIWVADVAGGAPVALTDGQHRDDMPAWSPDGKALVFVSERDGDTDLYLMRPDGTGQTRLTTAKGADWLPRWFVPR
- a CDS encoding golvesin C-terminal-like domain-containing protein, whose amino-acid sequence is MSTFRNPFAAAAVALVLSACGPQAQQPTEAPPAETPSQPSTDPAGSALPRELDPLFAQAAQEFNVPAELLKAVSYAETRWQMVRGEAEFPGQQPAFGLMALRGEDLEQGAALAGVTAEAARTDALSNLRAGAARLSQLATDANVERGDLAAWAPVVARLSGITNPEAQAAHVHRSVYAVMNEGAVELNHDGSVAVSLEPVKVEAKFERPQVRAMAAGPDYAASVWRPSPNYNARPSGSTGDPSMIIIHTCEGSYSSCWSWLTNSASGVSAHYVVNESGSEVSQLVREASRGWHIGATYDSSLNGGKESWLNGVSANHFTIGIEHGGYASQTSFPAGQIDASAKLSCDIARDNAIIKDSYHIVAHGRLQPATRTDPGPNWPWSSYISKINSYCGTSTPSGDIIIDSNSANNDASKARFSLSGAWSDGYSAGYYGSGYYYAATEAISAPATFEFYLPTAQTRTIDAWWVAGTNRSTTAPFIAYNAAGSEVGRVSVNQQTNGGKWVQLGTYSFSAGWNKVQLSRWTTPGYVVMADAVRVR
- a CDS encoding metallophosphoesterase — protein: MRLFGIGDTHLPSTRQKDMHRFGWTDHPLPLQRAWDERVRPEDAVIVAGDISWATRPHEVMEDLAWLDARPGRKVLVRGNHDYWWGDSASKLRKLLEPFRTLEGFLHNNAFVLGPWVIAGTRLWTAPEAPPMPGGEMGDEQGDSGYVERETRRLATSIDDALKKEAAHPTPLTRIVAVHFPPVYANERATAFSAPIEAFAPKVCVYGHLHSSGIPAGFTGERAGVRYVLASCDAAGFAPVLLDER
- a CDS encoding DUF2378 family protein — its product is MPSDKAELAARIAILQSGDSIRGLIFKSVFGLVQQHAGAIGMEQLRVGELNHDYAELRSYPAREFLTLLYNAADLLEGSLGPQDAVFHACGEVSITRYSTGPGMLVFGIISRGDPQKLFAGAQMAYSAAVSYGNREYLTTGPKSGTLRMRRDMMPPAYHVGILTGSLKVLGLTGKATAKPQGIDRVDYDIEWA